A single Musa acuminata AAA Group cultivar baxijiao chromosome BXJ2-1, Cavendish_Baxijiao_AAA, whole genome shotgun sequence DNA region contains:
- the LOC135598087 gene encoding glutathione S-transferase U17-like, whose translation MAAAGGIEVKLIGAWPSPFVLRARIALNLKGVEYEFLQEKFEEKSELLLRSNPVYKKIPVLLHHGKRICESMIIVEYVDEAWPAAGRAILPADPYERALHRFWASYVDDKLNPSGAALSKAQTEEAKVEAAGQVIAGLKLLEEAFGRLSKGEGFFGGDDIGYVDIALGCFLGWLKVTEKTSGVKFIDEEKMPLLARWAERFCAHEAVKAVMPEPERLAEFARKRAASAKTPPAN comes from the exons ATGGCGGCGGCAGGGGGAATAGAGGTGAAGCTGATCGGGGCATGGCCGAGCCCGTTCGTGCTGCGTGCGAGGATCGCGCTGAACCTGAAGGGGGTGGAGTACGAGTTCCTGCAGGAGAAGTTTGAGGAGAAGAGCGAGCTGCTTCTGAGATCCAACCCGGTATACAAGAAAATCCCCGTCCTCCTCCACCACGGCAAGCGCATCTGCGAGTCGATGATCATCGTGGAGTACGTCGACGAGGCCTGGCCCGCCGCCGGCCGTGCCATCTTGCCGGCCGACCCCTACGAGCGCGCACTCCACCGGTTCTGGGCCTCGTACGTCGATGACAAG TTGAACCCATCGGGGGCTGCGTTATCGAAGGCGCAGACGGAGGAGGCCAAGGTGGAAGCAGCGGGGCAGGTGATCGCGGGGCTGAAGCTACTAGAGGAGGCATTCGGGAGACTGAGCAAAGGAGAAGGATTCTTCGGAGGGGACGACATCGGATACGTCGACATCGCCTTGGGGTGCTTCCTGGGGTGGCTGAAGGTGACGGAGAAGACTAGTGGTGTGAAGTTCATCGACGAGGAGAAGATGCCTCTACTTGCGAGGTGGGCGGAGAGGTTCTGCGCCCACGAAGCAGTGAAGGCGGTGATGCCGGAGCCAGAGAGGTTAGCGGAGTTCGCTAGGAAGCGTGCCGCCAGTGCCAAAACTCCTCCGGCAAACTAA
- the LOC103997641 gene encoding uncharacterized protein LOC103997641, translated as MDRYQRVEKPRPESAIDENEIRITSQGLIRNYVSYATSLLEEKRVREIVIKAMGQAISKAVTIAEIIKKRIPGLYQDSAISSVSITDVWEPIEEGLVPLEMTRLVSMISISLSTKELNENSPGYQVPSRIEQPKHQQRYQQSQQYQQQPQLQPRQAQGQFYEDSYVRGRGRGRSRGRGRGWGRGYGGYAGYDNNQGGYGNYQGGYGDYGYNQGGYGGYEHNQENGGWNSNWGRGGGRSRGGWNYRGGGYGGGRGNGRVGGRNYGSGRGRMGGRGRANQV; from the exons ATGGACAGGTACCAGAGGGTGGAGAAGCCGCGCCCAGAATCGGCCATCGACGAGAACGAGATCCGAATCACCAGCCAGGGTCTCATCCGGAACTATGTGAGCTACGCGACGAGCCTCCTTGAG GAGAAACGTGTTAGAGAGATTGTTATAAAGGCAATGGGACAGGCAATCAGCAAAGCAGTGACAATTGCTGAGATTATAAAG AAAAGGATACCTGGGTTATATCAAGATTCTGCAATCAGTTCAGTCAGTATCACTGATGTTTGGGAACCTATTGAAGAGGGTCTTGTACC CCTGGAGATGACACGTCTTGTCTCAATGATTTCAATATCTTTGTCAACCAAAGAGCTAAACGAAAACTCCCCCGG GTATCAAGTTCCTTCACGTATAGAGCAGCCAAAGCATCAGCAAAGATATCAACAATCACAGCAGTATCAACAGCAACCACAGCTTCAACCAAGACAAGCGCAAGGCCAATTTTACGAAG ATTCATATGTACGAGGACGTGGTAGAGGTAGaagtagaggaagaggaaggggatGGGGAAGAGGATATGGTGGATATGCTGGCTATGACAATAATCAGGGTGGATATGGCAACTATCAAGGTGGATATGGTGACTATGGCTATAATCAAGGTGGATATGGTGGATATGAGCACAATCAAG AAAATGGTGGATGGAACTCAAACTGGGGTCGAGGTGGTGGACGTAGTAGAGGTGGTTGGAATTATCGTG gtggaggatatggaggaggaagaggtaaTGGAAGGGTTGGTGGGAGAAATTATGGTAGCGGACGAGGAAGGATGGGTGGCCGTGGGCGAGCAAACCAGGTCTAG
- the LOC135598868 gene encoding glutathione S-transferase U17-like, with protein MAAAAGEVRLIGAWPSPFVLRPRVALNLKGVEYEFLQEEFGEKSELLLRSNPVYKKVPVLLHHDKPVCESMIIVEYVDGAWANSGHAILPADPYERALHRFWAVYIDDKWFMSMFGIAKAETEEAKAESAEQAWAGLKLLEEAFEKLSKGKAFFGGDIIGYVDIALGSYLGWAKVIEQMTGLKLFDEEKTPLLAVWAERFCNHEAVKEVMPETEKLVEYAKMRLGK; from the exons atggcAGCGGCGGCAGGAGAAGTGAGGCTGATCGGGGCGTGGCCGAGCCCGTTCGTGCTGCGCCCGAGGGTCGCCCTGAACCTGAAGGGGGTGGAGTACGAGTTCCTGCAGGAGGAGTTCGGGGAGAAGAGCGAGCTGCTTCTGAGATCCAACCCTGTGTACAAGAAGGTCCCCGTCCTCCTCCACCACGACAAGCCCGTCTGCGAGTCGATGATCATCGTGGAGTACGTCGACGGGGCCTGGGCTAATTCCGGCCACGCCATCTTGCCGGCCGACCCCTACGAGCGCGCCCTCCACCGCTTCTGGGCCGTCTACATCGACGACAAG TGGTTCATGTCAATGTTCGGCATCGCAAAGGCTGAAACAGAGGAGGCCAAGGCCGAATCCGCAGAGCAAGCGTGGGCCGGGCTGAAGCTGCTCGAGGAGGCGTTTGAGAAGCTGAGCAAGGGCAAAGCCTTCTTCGGCGGGGACATCATCGGTTACGTCGACATCGCTCTCGGTTCCTACCTGGGATGGGCGAAGGTGATCGAGCAGATGACCGGCCTCAAGTTGTTCGACGAGGAGAAGACGCCTCTGCTCGCGGTTTGGGCGGAGAGGTTCTGCAACCACGAGGCCGTGAAGGAGGTGATGCCGGAGACGGAGAAGCTGGTGGAGTACGCCAAGATGCGTCTGGGGAAATAG
- the LOC135598870 gene encoding probable pyridoxal 5'-phosphate synthase subunit PDX1.1 yields MSDSGVVTVYGNGAALLEPKKSSTFSVKVGLAQMLRGGVIMDVVTPEQARVAEEAGACAVMALERVPADIRAQGGVARMSDPGLIKEIKRAVTIPVMAKARIGHFVEAQILEAIGVDYVDESEVLTPADDQHHINKHNFRVPFVCGCRDLGEALRRIREGAAMIRTKGEAGTGNIIEAVRHVRSVMGDIRALRNMDDDEVFTFAKRIAAPYDLVMQTKQLGRLPVVHFAAGGVATPADAALMMQLGCDGVFVGSGIFKSGDPARRARAIVQAVTHYSDPEILAEVSCGLGEAMVGINLNDAKVERFATRSE; encoded by the coding sequence ATGTCGGACAGCGGTGTGGTGACGGTTTACGGCAACGGCGCCGCCCTCTTGGAGCCGAAGAAGTCGTCCACCTTCTCGGTGAAGGTGGGGCTGGCGCAGATGCTGCGGGGCGGCGTCATCATGGACGTGGTCACCCCCGAGCAAGCGCGCGTCGCGGAGGAGGCCGGCGCCTGCGCCGTAATGGCGCTCGAGCGCGTCCCCGCCGACATCCGCGCCCAGGGCGGCGTCGCCCGCATGTCCGACCCCGGCCTCATCAAAGAGATCAAGCGCGCCGTCACCATCCCCGTCATGGCCAAGGCCCGGATCGGCCACTTCGTCGAGGCCCAGATCCTCGAGGCCATCGGGGTCGACTACGTGGACGAGAGCGAGGTCCTCACCCCCGCCGACGATCAGCACCACATCAACAAGCACAACTTCCGCGTGCCCTTCGTCTGCGGCTGCCGCGACCTCGGTGAGGCCCTCCGCCGCATCCGCGAGGGCGCCGCCATGATCCGCACCAAGGGCGAGGCCGGCACCGGCAACATCATCGAGGCCGTCCGCCACGTCCGCTCCGTCATGGGCGACATCCGCGCCCTCCGCAACATGGACGACGACGAGGTCTTCACCTTCGCCAAGCGCATCGCCGCGCCCTATGACCTCGTCATGCAGACCAAGCAGCTCGGCAGGCTGCCCGTCGTCCACTTCGCGGCCGGTGGGGTGGCCACCCCGGCCGATGCAGCCCTCATGATGCAGCTCGGCTGCGACGGCGTGTTCGTCGGTTCCGGAATCTTCAAGAGCGGCGACCCTGCGCGCAGGGCCAGGGCCATCGTGCAGGCTGTCACCCATTACAGCGATCCAGAGATCCTGGCGGAGGTGAGCTGCGGCCTGGGGGAGGCCATGGTGGGGATCAATCTCAACGATGCCAAGGTCGAGAGGTTTGCCACCCGCTCGGAGTAG
- the LOC135586050 gene encoding glutathione S-transferase U18-like, with protein sequence MLITDGSFKLNPSGAALSKAQTEEAKGEAAGQVIAGLKLLDEAFGRLSKGKGFFGGDDIGYVDIALGCFLGWLKVMEKTSDVKFINEEKMPLLARWAERFCAHEAVTAVMPEPERLEEFARKRAAGAKTPPAN encoded by the exons ATGCTGATCACAGACGGGAGCTTTAAG TTGAACCCATCGGGGGCTGCGTTATCGAAGGCGCAGACGGAGGAGGCCAAGGGGGAAGCAGCGGGGCAGGTGATCGCGGGGCTGAAGCTACTGGATGAGGCATTCGGGAGACTGAGCAAAGGAAAAGGATTCTTCGGAGGGGACGACATCGGATACGTCGACATCGCCTTGGGGTGCTTCCTGGGGTGGCTGAAGGTCATGGAGAAGACTAGTGATGTGAAGTTCATCAACGAGGAGAAGATGCCTCTGCTTGCGAGGTGGGCGGAGAGGTTCTGCGCCCACGAGGCAGTGACGGCGGTGATGCCGGAGCCAGAGAGGTTAGAGGAGTTCGCTAGGAAGCGTGCCGCCGGTGCCAAAACTCCTCCGGCAAACTAA
- the LOC103997943 gene encoding pentatricopeptide repeat-containing protein At1g77405, protein MGSLAILPPTTASCSPLRRHLLVRQVIAAVLQRRPLPPPSPRFPGWTSDTVRDVLSSISTYFFLSPRSVGRQRPSGRHRSPLRQRSLRCESSSARGPAARRDPDTVALGVAGALEFYSWAESRCGFPHDELTCRDMSRLLARANCLPILWRFLRANETLVGTATVTEVIKVLGEEGLTKEALAAFYRMKQLHCKPDVRSYNTVISALCRVGHFKKARFLLDRMELPGARCPPDTFTYTILISSYCKHSLQTGCRKAIRRRIWEANHMFRRMLFNGFVPDVVTYNCLIDGLCKTYRIERAHELLDDMPVKGCSPNRVTYNSFIRYYSVVNQVDKAVEMMRAMVSRNHGKPTSSSYTPIIHALCETGRVREARDFLVEMAAGGSMPREFTYNLVCSALNDAGEETLPKDLCTRIEDGMRTRFRQVLQLKPMMGGKSMFIQEQV, encoded by the coding sequence ATGGGTTCCCTCGCAATCCTTCCTCCGACCACCGCGTCCTGTTCTCCCCTCCGCCGCCACCTCCTCGTGCGGCAGGTGATCGCCGCCGTTCTCCAGCGCCGGCCCCTCCCTCCCCCCTCCCCACGCTTCCCCGGCTGGACCTCCGATACCGTCCGCGACGTCCTTTCCTCCATCTCCACCTACTTTTTCCTCTCCCCCCGCTCCGTCGGCCGGCAGCGCCCCTCCGGCCGCCACCGCTCCCCACTTCGCCAGCGCTCCCTCCGCTGCGAGTCCTCATCCGCCCGTGGCCCCGCCGCCCGCCGCGACCCCGACACCGTTGCCCTTGGCGTCGCCGGCGCCCTTGAGTTCTACTCCTGGGCGGAGTCCCGCTGTGGCTTCCCCCACGACGAGCTCACTTGCCGAGATATGTCCCGCCTCCTCGCCCGGGCCAACTGCCTTCCCATCCTCTGGCGCTTCCTCCGCGCAAACGAGACCCTCGTCGGCACCGCCACAGTCACCGAGGTCATCAAGGTCCTCGGCGAGGAGGGCCTCACCAAGGAAGCCTTGGCTGCCTTCTACCGCATGAAGCAGCTGCACTGCAAGCCCGACGTCCGTTCTTACAACACCGTCATCTCGGCCCTGTGCCGCGTCGGCCACTTCAAGAAGGCGAGATTTCTATTGGATCGGATGGAACTGCCGGGCGCCCGGTGCCCACCCGATACCTTCACATACACGATCTTGATTAGCTCCTACTGCAAGCACAGCTTGCAGACTGGCTGCCGGAAGGCCATCAGGAGGAGGATCTGGGAAGCCAATCACATGTTCCGGAGGATGCTGTTCAACGGATTCGTACCTGATGTTGTCACATACAATTGCTTGATCGATGGCCTCTGCAAGACGTATAGGATCGAGAGGGCACATGAGCTGCTTGATGATATGCCGGTGAAGGGTTGTTCCCCGAATCGGGTTACATACAATTCTTTTATTAGGTACTACAGCGTTGTTAACCAAGTAGACAAGGCCGTCGAGATGATGAGGGCCATGGTATCACGGAACCACGGGAAGCCCACCTCAAGTTCATATACACCTATTATTCACGCATTGTGTGAGACTGGGAGAGTTAGGGAGGCAAGAGATTTTTTGGTGGAGATGGCAGCTGGTGGATCTATGCCGCGGGAGTTCACATATAACCTGGTTTGCAGTGCGCTGAATGATGCAGGAGAGGAAACTCTGCCGAAGGATCTTTGCACAAGGATAGAAGATGGAATGCGTACTAGATTTAGGCAGGTGTTGCAGTTGAAACCGATGATGGGGGGCAAAAGCATGTTTATTCAAGAGCAAGTATGA